A stretch of the Thermincola ferriacetica genome encodes the following:
- a CDS encoding NAD(P)/FAD-dependent oxidoreductase translates to MKKYDVIVVGAGPAGIFTCYELALKAPHMKVLLIDKGQDIYKRTCPILQKKLTKCPPPTEKKKSGGCLPACSITNGFGGAGAYSDGKFNITTEFGGWMTDYLPPSEVLNLIKYVDAINIKHGANSVATDPNNPAVKDIEKRGLAAGLKLLRAQVRHLGTEQNLEILKSIFEFLNGYIDMTFATEVADLITEKTGEKYRVKGVITKSAEKFYADKVVIAPGRDGSEWFSEILKRHGLEMVNNQVDIGVRVETLDIIMEEINEHLYEGKFIYRTSVGTTVRSFCNNPSGHVVIENHSGVMLANGHAYKDKNLGSNNTNFALLVSHKFSYPFDKPIEYAKSISRLANDLSNGSVLIQKFGDILNGRRSTEKRIKEGFVEPTLKEAVPGNLALVLPYNTMKSIIEMIQALDKVTPGIASEHTLLYGVEAKFYSSRPNLTNHFETEIEGLYAGGDGAGITRGLAQAGACGVVIARDIIDKMQK, encoded by the coding sequence GTGAAAAAATATGACGTTATTGTAGTAGGTGCAGGTCCGGCCGGTATTTTTACCTGTTATGAGTTGGCTTTAAAAGCCCCTCATATGAAGGTATTATTAATTGATAAGGGCCAGGACATTTATAAACGGACCTGTCCGATTCTGCAAAAGAAACTGACCAAGTGCCCGCCTCCGACAGAGAAGAAAAAATCCGGCGGCTGCTTACCCGCCTGTTCGATAACAAACGGTTTTGGCGGCGCCGGCGCTTATTCGGACGGAAAATTTAACATTACCACCGAATTTGGGGGTTGGATGACTGATTATCTGCCACCTTCTGAAGTATTAAATTTAATTAAATATGTTGATGCAATTAATATCAAACACGGCGCCAATTCAGTGGCCACAGACCCCAATAATCCGGCGGTAAAAGACATTGAAAAGCGCGGGCTTGCCGCCGGGCTGAAATTGCTGCGGGCCCAGGTAAGGCATTTGGGAACGGAACAAAACCTGGAAATTTTAAAAAGTATTTTTGAGTTTCTCAACGGGTACATTGATATGACATTTGCGACAGAGGTGGCCGATTTAATTACTGAAAAAACCGGCGAAAAATACAGGGTTAAGGGTGTTATTACAAAATCTGCAGAAAAATTCTATGCCGACAAAGTGGTCATTGCGCCCGGGCGGGACGGCTCGGAATGGTTTTCCGAAATTCTGAAACGGCACGGCCTGGAAATGGTCAATAACCAGGTGGATATAGGGGTTCGTGTGGAAACCCTGGACATCATTATGGAAGAAATCAATGAACATTTATATGAAGGTAAGTTTATTTACAGGACTTCCGTTGGCACAACAGTCCGGAGTTTCTGTAACAACCCGTCCGGTCACGTGGTCATTGAAAACCATTCCGGTGTGATGCTGGCTAACGGCCATGCTTACAAAGATAAGAATTTAGGCAGTAACAATACAAACTTTGCCTTACTGGTTTCCCACAAATTCTCTTATCCTTTTGATAAGCCCATAGAGTATGCCAAGTCTATTTCCAGACTGGCTAATGATTTATCCAATGGCAGTGTTTTGATTCAGAAATTCGGTGATATACTGAACGGCCGTAGATCAACAGAGAAAAGAATTAAGGAAGGTTTTGTGGAACCAACCCTAAAAGAGGCCGTACCCGGCAACCTGGCCCTGGTGTTGCCATACAATACAATGAAAAGTATCATAGAAATGATTCAGGCTCTGGATAAAGTGACGCCTGGGATTGCCTCAGAGCATACCCTGCTTTATGGTGTGGAAGCTAAGTTTTATTCTTCCCGCCCGAACCTGACCAATCATTTCGAAACGGAAATAGAAGGTTTATACGCAGGCGGCGACGGGGCCGGTATTACCCGCGGCCTGGCTCAGGCCGGCGCTTGTGGTGTGGTTATAGCAAGAGATATTATTGACAAGATGCAAAAGTAA
- a CDS encoding NifB/NifX family molybdenum-iron cluster-binding protein encodes MKVAIPNNDGEVNQHFGRSTGFAIVEINSENRIVDIEEISAEGLQHRHEGLAGLLKNKGVEVVIVGGIGPGALEALESQGFKVLFGASGPIKEVAEAFARGQFISRRTVCNHHGEHHHHHEHHPGNCAH; translated from the coding sequence ATGAAGGTTGCCATTCCGAATAACGACGGCGAGGTCAACCAGCATTTTGGCCGAAGCACCGGTTTTGCCATTGTGGAAATTAACAGCGAGAACCGAATTGTGGACATTGAGGAAATTTCAGCAGAAGGGCTTCAACACAGGCATGAAGGATTGGCCGGTTTATTGAAAAATAAGGGGGTAGAGGTGGTAATAGTCGGAGGGATTGGGCCAGGCGCCCTGGAAGCCCTTGAATCCCAAGGCTTTAAAGTCCTTTTTGGCGCCTCCGGTCCAATTAAAGAAGTAGCTGAAGCCTTTGCACGGGGACAATTTATATCGAGAAGAACGGTCTGCAATCACCATGGAGAACACCACCATCATCATGAACATCACCCTGGCAATTGTGCTCACTAA
- a CDS encoding Mrp/NBP35 family ATP-binding protein: MSSACSTCSQKEGCSGESCPGMPENKHNIRNVIAVMSGKGGVGKSSVTAMLAVALRNEGFKVGIMDADVTGPSIPRLFGLHGRLKNGEKGIQPAKTRSGIEVISLNLLLPNEDEPVIWRGPVISGVVKQFWTDVEWGELDYMLVDLPPGTGDVPLTVMQTLPLNGIIVVTTPQSLVTMIVKKAIHMADRMHIPVIGLVENYTYVHCPDCDKRIELFGHDNTEEATGKMGVPLLGQLPLDPEFAAYSDRGEIENYFEEKTDVNETVANVARLISKKYRDEVQ, from the coding sequence ATGTCCAGTGCTTGCAGTACCTGTAGTCAAAAGGAAGGATGCAGTGGAGAAAGTTGTCCCGGCATGCCTGAAAACAAACATAATATCCGCAACGTCATTGCCGTTATGAGTGGGAAAGGCGGTGTCGGTAAAAGCTCTGTTACGGCTATGCTGGCGGTAGCTTTAAGGAATGAGGGTTTTAAGGTGGGTATCATGGATGCTGACGTTACCGGCCCCAGTATACCCAGGCTTTTTGGTTTACACGGTAGGCTGAAAAATGGAGAAAAGGGCATTCAGCCGGCTAAGACTAGATCAGGAATCGAAGTTATTTCCCTGAACCTTCTTCTTCCCAACGAAGATGAACCTGTAATCTGGCGAGGACCCGTTATTTCAGGGGTGGTGAAACAGTTTTGGACAGATGTTGAGTGGGGCGAACTTGATTACATGTTGGTGGACCTTCCACCTGGGACCGGTGACGTTCCTTTGACTGTTATGCAGACACTGCCCCTAAACGGAATTATAGTTGTTACAACGCCGCAAAGCTTGGTGACCATGATTGTCAAAAAAGCTATTCACATGGCTGACCGGATGCACATTCCTGTCATTGGATTGGTGGAAAATTATACTTATGTTCACTGTCCGGACTGTGACAAACGGATTGAATTATTTGGCCACGATAATACTGAGGAAGCAACGGGGAAGATGGGTGTACCCTTATTAGGTCAGTTACCTTTGGATCCAGAGTTTGCTGCGTATTCTGACCGAGGTGAAATTGAAAACTACTTTGAGGAAAAAACAGACGTGAATGAAACCGTTGCTAATGTGGCACGGTTAATCAGCAAAAAATATAGAGATGAAGTTCAATAA